The Gammaproteobacteria bacterium genomic interval CAGACTAGCGCCGCTTCCTACAGGGACGGATTGGGACATGCTCAAGGCATTGCGCGGACTGCTGCTGCTCGGGCTGATATTGGTCGTTGTGGTGTTCGGGGCCGCCTGGCTGTTGTTGCGCGCCAGTCTGCCGACGCTGGACGGCGAGCTTGTGGTGGATGGGCTGGATCACGAAGTGCGCGTGACGCGAGATGCCCAGGGCGTGCCTACGGTGACGGCGCGCGAGCGGCTCGATCTGGTGCGCGCCACCGGATTCCTGCATGCGCAGGAGCGCTTCTTTCAGATGGACCTGCAGCGCCGTGCGGCGGCTGGCGAGTTGTCCGAGCTGGTCGGCGCGGGCGCGGTTTCCCTGGACAAGCGCCGCCGCCTGCACCAGTTGCGCAGCCGGGCGGAACGCATCGTGGCCACGGCCACGCCGAACCAGCAGAGCGTGCTGTTCGCGTATACCCACGGCGTCAACGAAGGCCTGGATGCGATGCTGGCCAAGCCGTTCGAGTACTTCCTGCTGGGCGGCGAGCCGCAGCCCTGGCGCGCCGAGGACAGTCTGCTTGTGCTGTACGCAATGTTCCTTGACCTGAATGACGAGGATGGACGGCGTGAATCTGCGCTGGCCACGATGACCGAGACCTTGCCGCCCGAATTGCTGGCCTTCCTGTTGCCGCCGGGCAGTGAATGGGACGCACCGCTGCTGGGCGAGGCGATGCCGCCGGTGCCGGTACCCGGCGCGGAGGTGATCGACCTGCGGCAGCAGCCCTCGCATCTGGCGGTGGCGGAGCCGGCCATACCCGCGTTCGACGAATACGCGGTGGGCAGCAACAGCTTCGCCGTGGATGCGGCACACGGCAGTGCCGGTGCGGCGGTGACCGGCGACATGCATCTGTCGCTGTCGGTCCCGAACATCTGGTACCGCATGCGTCTGGTGGTGGACGGCGCCGCGCAGGGGCTCGACGCGGTGGGCGTGACGCTGCCGGGGGTGCCGGCTCTGGTCGCCGGCAGTAATGGCCATGTCGCCTGGACCTTCACCAACAGCTACGGCGACTGGACCGATCTCGTCGCACTGGAGTTCGACCCGCAAGACCCGGAACGCTATCGCGGTCCGGACGGTTGGCTGAACCTCGAACACCCAACGGAAACCGTGCGCATGCACAAGGAGGAATCGCAGACCCTGGACATCGCACTGAGTATCTGGGGCCCGGTCGTTGAGCGCGCCGGACACCGCTATGCGGTGCATTGGCTCGCGCATGAAGCCGAAGCGATCAACCTGGACCTGATGCGCATGGAGCAGGCGCAGACCGTGGACGAGGCCATCGTCGTCGCCAACGGCGCCGGCATACCGCCGCAGAACGTGCTGATCGCGGACAGCGCGGGACGCATCGCCTGGACCATCGCCGGACGGATTCCGCGCCGCAGCGGTTTCGACGGCAGCCGTCCGGTGGCCTGGCTCGACGGCGTGGGTTGGGACGGCTGGTTGCCCAGCAACGACTATCCGCGCGTCGTGGACCCCGAATCCGGACGCTTGTGGACGGCCAATGCACGAACCGTCGACGGCGATGCGCTGGCGGTGCTGGGTGATGGTGGCTACGCCTTCGGTGCGCGCGCGCGGCAGATACGCGATGATCTGATGGCGGCGGACCGCTTCACGCCCGAAGACCTGCTGGCGATTCAGTTGGACGATCGCGCGATCTGGCTGGCGGGCTGGCGCGAGCAACTGCTGGCACTGCTCGACGAGCCGGCGCTGGCCGGCCATCCGCTGCGGACCGAAGCGCGCGATGCGCTCGAATCCTGGGGCGGTCGTGCGGCGGTGGATTCGGTCGGTTATCGCGTGGTGCGTGCCTGGCACGATCGCGTCTGCGATGAGGTGATTGCCTGGCTCACGGCCCCGACCCGCGAGGCCGATCCCGATTTCGAATGGAACGGTTTTGCCCAGTCCCAGGCGGCCCTGTACACACTGCTGCGCGAGCGGCCGATGAATCTACTCGATGCCGGCTACGACTCCTGGGACGCCTTTTTGTTGCAGGCGCTGGACGAGGTTCTGAGCGATATCGCCGCCGATAGCGGAACCCTGGCCGGCCATCCCTGGGGCGAGCGCAACCAACTGCGAATGCAGCACCCCTTGAGCCGTTTCGTGCCGATGGTGTGGCGGGTGCTCGACATGCCAGCGCAGGCACTGCCGGGCGACGTCCAGATGCCGCGTGTGCAGGGCCGCGACTTCGGTGCTTCGCAACGCATGACGCTGGCGCCGGGGCGCGAGGACCAGAGCCTGTTCCAGATGCCGGGCGGTCAGAGCGGGCATCCGCTGTCGCCGTACTACCGGACGGGTCATCAGGACTGGGTGGACGGAACGCCGGCGCCCTTGCTGCCCGCAGCGGAACAATGGTCCTTGCGCCTGAGCCCGGCGCCAGGAAGCTGAGCGCATGAGCGATACACAGCTACGGGACGACATGGCGCTGGAGCGAACCCGCCTTGCCAACGAACGCACGGCATTGGCCTATGTGCGCACCGCGCTGGCCCTGTTCGCGGCCGCCGCCGCGCTGCTGCATTTCTATCCGGACAGCGCGGCGCTGCATCTGGGTGTGGCCGCGCTGCTGATCGGCGGCGTCGTGGTTTCGGGCTTTGGGCTGTACCGGTACGTCACGGTGTCACGCCGCCTGCGTCCATCCCTATCGGCCCAAGGGTCGGGAATGGGGGGTCCGAATGAAAATTGAAACGGTCGTCGTTCGCATCAATGCCCTGGTGTTTATTCTGTACGGCATCGCCTTCGTCGTGAGTCCGGAACCCCTGTCGCGTTGGGCCACGGGCACCGCGCCTGATATGGCTGCGGGCGTGACCGACCTGCGCGCCACTTACGGCGGAATGCCGCTTGCCGTGGGTGTGCTGCTATTCCTGCTGGCCTCGGACCCGGCCCAAGTCCGAACAGGGCTGCAAGCTGTGGTGCTGATCATGATCGGTATGGCCGCCGGCCGGCTCACAGGCATGCTTGTGGACGGCTACGGCAATGGGGTGATGCCGATCTATTTTGCATTCGAACTGGGCATGGCGGTGTTCGGCACCTGGTTGCTGGTGCGCAGGCGCCATCCTCTCGATGCCGGGTAAGGGCAGGAACCCGATGGCTTGTGAAACCTCCGCCTCAATGACGCGGGCAGTGCTTGCTGATTGCACCGACCAGTTGCGCCAGTCGCGTCACCCCGTCCACCGCCATGCTCTTGCCGGTGTTGAGCAGCGCCACCGAGATGTCGCGCGCCGGATCGGCCCAGCAGATGATGTTGATGAAGCCAAGGTGCCCATACGCTTCGGCGCAGTTCAGGCCGTAAAGGCCCAGTAGCCGCTCACCGGACACCATGCCGGCCGAAAACCGGACCGGCAGCAACAGCGAGCTGTCGGGTCGGATATGGCCGATCGGCGCCACGGCGCGCGCGATGGTTTCCGGTTCCAGCACGCGCGTGCCGTCGAGCTCGCCGCCATTGAGCAGCATCTGGAAGAA includes:
- a CDS encoding penicillin acylase family protein, with translation MLKALRGLLLLGLILVVVVFGAAWLLLRASLPTLDGELVVDGLDHEVRVTRDAQGVPTVTARERLDLVRATGFLHAQERFFQMDLQRRAAAGELSELVGAGAVSLDKRRRLHQLRSRAERIVATATPNQQSVLFAYTHGVNEGLDAMLAKPFEYFLLGGEPQPWRAEDSLLVLYAMFLDLNDEDGRRESALATMTETLPPELLAFLLPPGSEWDAPLLGEAMPPVPVPGAEVIDLRQQPSHLAVAEPAIPAFDEYAVGSNSFAVDAAHGSAGAAVTGDMHLSLSVPNIWYRMRLVVDGAAQGLDAVGVTLPGVPALVAGSNGHVAWTFTNSYGDWTDLVALEFDPQDPERYRGPDGWLNLEHPTETVRMHKEESQTLDIALSIWGPVVERAGHRYAVHWLAHEAEAINLDLMRMEQAQTVDEAIVVANGAGIPPQNVLIADSAGRIAWTIAGRIPRRSGFDGSRPVAWLDGVGWDGWLPSNDYPRVVDPESGRLWTANARTVDGDALAVLGDGGYAFGARARQIRDDLMAADRFTPEDLLAIQLDDRAIWLAGWREQLLALLDEPALAGHPLRTEARDALESWGGRAAVDSVGYRVVRAWHDRVCDEVIAWLTAPTREADPDFEWNGFAQSQAALYTLLRERPMNLLDAGYDSWDAFLLQALDEVLSDIAADSGTLAGHPWGERNQLRMQHPLSRFVPMVWRVLDMPAQALPGDVQMPRVQGRDFGASQRMTLAPGREDQSLFQMPGGQSGHPLSPYYRTGHQDWVDGTPAPLLPAAEQWSLRLSPAPGS
- a CDS encoding DUF202 domain-containing protein is translated as MSDTQLRDDMALERTRLANERTALAYVRTALALFAAAAALLHFYPDSAALHLGVAALLIGGVVVSGFGLYRYVTVSRRLRPSLSAQGSGMGGPNEN
- a CDS encoding DUF4345 domain-containing protein, translated to MKIETVVVRINALVFILYGIAFVVSPEPLSRWATGTAPDMAAGVTDLRATYGGMPLAVGVLLFLLASDPAQVRTGLQAVVLIMIGMAAGRLTGMLVDGYGNGVMPIYFAFELGMAVFGTWLLVRRRHPLDAG